Genomic window (Methyloprofundus sp.):
GAATTTTAGCTGGGCAATCAGGTGACGAATGGCTCCTTGGTGGGTAAAAGGGGCATAGGTTTTTTCAAAAGCTGGGTGTTTGTTTTGGCATTTTCCGCATAAAGATTGTATTAACAAGCTGTTGCTAAATTCACTGGCGCAGCATAAACAATGGCTTGTAGTTCTTAATAGTGCGTCATGGCAAGGTTGGCATAGGTCGCGAAAGGGCATGCCTGATTGATTACATAAGATACAGGTAGCAGGTAGCAAACTATATTGTATAATATTACACCAGTTGTTTACCTTATTTATCATATTAGGTTGATAAGTTTTGATTTAATAGTAAGTTTCAGACTCTTGGAGAGTTTTAGAATGTCGACAGATTCAGTTGTTAGTTTACGCCATGATTGGCAATTAGATGAAGTAAAAGCTTTATTTACACAGCCGTTTAATGATTTATTGTTTCAAGCGCATAGTACGCATCGTGCTCAGTTTGATCCAAATGAGGTGCAAGTAAGCAGTTTGTTAAGTATTAAAACCGGCTCTTGTTCTGAGGATTGTGGTTATTGCCCGCAAAGTGCGCGTTATGATTCAGATTTAACGCCTGAAGCTTTAATGCCGATTGATGAGGTTTTAAAATCGGCGCAATTGGCAAAAGATCAAGGGGCTTCCAGATTTTGCATGGGGGCAGCTTGGCGTAGCCCAAAAGACAAGGATGTAGAGCGTGTAGTTGAAATGGTACAAGGTGTAAAAGCTTTGGGTATGGAAACGTGTGTTACCTTGGGTATGCTGACAGATGATCAAACTAAGACTTTGAAAGAGGGTGGCTTGGATTATTACAACCATAATCTGGATACCTCCGAAGATTATTATTCTGAAGTGATTACTACCAGAACTTACCAGGATCGACTGGATACTTTGGGGCGAGTGCGTGATGCAGGCATTAATGTTTGCTGCGGTGGTATTGTCGGCATGGGCGAAAATGATGATGATCGTGCTAATTTATTAATTGAATTAGCTAATTTGCCTAAGCACCCTGAAAGTGTGCCTATTAATATGTTAGTGCAAGTAGAAGGTACACCTTTAATGGGGGTTGATAAGTTAGATACGTTGATGTTTATTCGTATGATTGCTGTGGCGCGTATTTTGATGCCAGAATCAAGGGTGCGCTTATCTGCTGGGCGTGCAGACATGTCAGATGAAATGCAGGCGATGTGTTTCTTTGCGGGTGCGAACTCTATTTTTTATGGTGATAAATTATTAACGACTGAAAACCCGATGACCAATCATGATTTAGCTTTATTTGATAGGTTGGGTGTGCGTTCAGCTGGGTCTAGTTACGCACAGTAATGACTTGTGTTTTTGTTTGGTAGTTTTGGTTAGGTTTGGGCGGAAAATTTAGCAGTTATGGTTTTGAGTGATTTACCAGACTCTCTTGAGTTGTTAAAACAAGCAGGTTTATATCGTAGTAGACGAGTTATTGATTTGGCTCAGGGGGTATATTTGCAAGTTGATGGTCATGAAGTGCTCAATTTTTGTAGCAATGATTATTTGGGCTTGGCGAACCATGCTGATGTGCTTAGCGCATTTAAAATAGCGGCTGATAAATATGGTGTTGGAAGTGGTTCGGCGCATTTGGTCTGTGGGCACGGTTATGAGCACCATGCGTTAGAGCAAGAATTGGCTGCTTTTACGGGACGCGATCGTGCGCTGTTATTTTCTACTGGCTATATGGCAAATTTAGGTGCTATTACGGCATTAGTGGCTAAGGGAGATGTGATTTATGAAGATAAATTAAATCATGCTTCTTTACTGGATGGTGGTTTGTTGTCGGGCGCAAAATTTAAGCGCTATTTGCATAATGACCTTAATAATTTGCAGCTAAAAATGCAAGCACAGGTGCAAGATCAACAAGCAATGATTGTGACGGATGGTATTTTTAGTATGGATGGTGATGAAGCGCATTTGGCTGAATTATCGGCAATAGCACAGCAGCAAAATAGCTATCTACTGGTAGATGATGCACATGGTTTTGGTGTTTTGGGAGAGACTGGGGCAGGTTTGGTAGAGCAATGTCAGTTAGGTCAGCAGCAAGTGCCAATATTGGTGGGTACTTTTGGTAAAGCATTTGGTACTAGTGGCGCATTTGTAGCAGGTTCTGATGCATTGATTGAAGCCCTGATTCAAAAAGCTCGCACTTATATATATACCACGGCTTTACCACCAGCTATTGCGGCAGCAACACGTGCTAGTTTGCAAATCATTCAAGCTGAGTCATGGCGTAGAGATAAGTTGGCGGAACTGATTGCTTATTTTAGAGCGGGAGCGCAGCAATTAGGATTAGGTTTAATGCCATCGGCATCGGCAATACAGCCCATTGTGCTAGGTGATAGTCAAGTTGCCACACGAGCTAGTGAGTATTTGTTACAGCACGGTATTTGGGTGAGTGCCATTCGACCACCGACAGTCCCGCAAGGCAGTGCGCGCTTACGTATCACATTTTCTGCTATGCATGAGCAGCAACATGTGGATAGGTTGCTGGATGCTTTAGAGGGAATACCTGTATGACAGAGATTTATCAAGAGGCATTTGGTCAGGGCGAGCCGGTTGTTATGTTGCATGGCTGGGCTATGCATACTGGTATTTGGCGTAGTTTTGCCAAGGCGCTGAGTAAAGAGAAGCAAGTTATCTGTATGGACTTGCCAGGGCATGGTCATAGTGGCAGTATTTCTCCTTATACTATGGAAGTTATTGTTGATGCCATACATGATGCATTGCCTAAACAGCCTTGCATCATTGTCGGTTGGTCTTTAGGCGGTAATATTGCTTTGCGTTTAGCGGAGAAATATCCGCAACGGGTAAAGTCATTGGTATTGATAGGGAGTAATCCGCATTTTTTGCAGGCTGAACAATGGCCTGGAGTGAATGCTCAAGTGTTAAAGGAGTTTGCGAGTAATTTACAAAAAAATACCACCGCTACTTTATTGCGTTTTATGAGTTTGCAGTTGCAAGGTATGGCGGATATAAAAGTTGTTTTTAAAGAAATTAAAGCTGCCATGCAAGAATGTGAGCCGCCCAAAGCGGATGTGTTGCTGGGAGGCTTGGAAATATTACGGACAGTCGATTTAAGAATAGCACTGCGTGATTTGGTGGTTCCTGTGCAAATTATTTTAGGTGACTTGGATACTTTGGTTCCAGTAGTGGTTGGCAAGCAGTGCAAACAATTGCAGTCACAGCTGGAAATAGAGGTCATTACTAGGGCAGGGCATATGCCTTTTATTACACATCAGCAGCAGGTAATTCGTATTGTGAATGACTTTATAGTGCGGAGTGTGACTAAGTGAATGACTTTTATCTTGATAAAAAGTTAATTAGGCAGTCTTTTGCAAATGCTGCAGAAAGCTATGATGGTATGGCTAATTTACAGCGTCAAGTTGGACGTGAATTAATTAAGCAGGTATTATCGGCTGAGCAGTCTGTGATACTAGATGTAGGCTGTGGAACGGGGTTTTTTACCGAGCAGTTATTTAATAAATTTATGGCTGTTGATATTATTGCCCTGGATATTGCTGAGCCTATGTTGTTGAAAGTTCGTCAGCGACAGTTGGCGGAAAGTTTACAATGGGTTTGTGCTGATGCTGAAAGCTTGCCTTTTGTTGGAGGCTGCGTAGATAGCGTCGTGTCTAATTTGGCCTTGCAGTGGTGCCAAGAATTAAAAGGTACATTAGTAGGCATGCAGCGAATATTACGACCTGGCGGCCAATTGGTGTTTTCAACTTTTGGCGCGAGTGCTTTATGTGAGTTAAAAATGGCATGGGCATTAGTTGATGATCGTCCGCATGTGAACGAATTTTGCAGTGTGCAGGACATAGAGACAATGTTGCAAGCTTGTGGATTTGAGAATATTGAGGTGCTTAGTCATATCTATCATTCAAAATATGCAAATGTCTTGGAATTAATGCGGGAGCTAAAGGGAATAGGTGCGCATAATGTCAATCAGGCACGTAATAAGCAATTAACAGGTAAAGGTAGGTTGCAGGCCTTGGCAACTGCTTATCCACAGGATGAGTTTGGTAGGATTACTGCAAGTTTCGAAATTATTTATGTACGAGCGACTAAAGCTGTAATGGAGGAATGACAATGGCGCAAGGTTATTTTGTAACAGGAACTGATACGGGGATTGGTAAGACGTGGAGCACGCTTGCTTTGATGCAATATTACCAGGATCTAGGCAAGACTGTGTTAGGGATGAAGCCTATTGCATCAGGCTGTGAATGGGAGGGTGGGCAATTAAAAAATGAAGATGCTTTGCTTATTCATGAGCAGGCTTCTATTGATTTACCTTATCAAGATATTAATCCGTATGCATTTGAGTTGCCAGTTTCTCCGCATATTGCCGCTGCTGAAGCAGGGGTTAATATTGAAATTTCGCATGTTATTGCCCAATACCAAAAGCTAGCAAAAATGGCTGATGTGGTGCTGGTTGAAGGGGTGGGAGGCTGGTTGGTGCCTTTGAATGAGTTTGAGGTGGTTGCTGATTTGGCTAAGCAGTTATGCTTGCCTGTCATAGTAGTGGTTGGTATGCGTCTAGGCTGTATAAATCAAGCCAAACTAACTTTTGCAGCAATTGAGCAGGCTGGTGTCAAATGTCATGGTTGGATTGCTTCCTGTGTTGATCCTGATATGCAAATGTTGG
Coding sequences:
- a CDS encoding dethiobiotin synthetase, with amino-acid sequence MTMAQGYFVTGTDTGIGKTWSTLALMQYYQDLGKTVLGMKPIASGCEWEGGQLKNEDALLIHEQASIDLPYQDINPYAFELPVSPHIAAAEAGVNIEISHVIAQYQKLAKMADVVLVEGVGGWLVPLNEFEVVADLAKQLCLPVIVVVGMRLGCINQAKLTFAAIEQAGVKCHGWIASCVDPDMQMLDENIATISKATPMPLLAVLPFLEKIDKHMLAKKIVK
- a CDS encoding pimeloyl-[acyl-carrier protein] methyl ester esterase; its protein translation is MTEIYQEAFGQGEPVVMLHGWAMHTGIWRSFAKALSKEKQVICMDLPGHGHSGSISPYTMEVIVDAIHDALPKQPCIIVGWSLGGNIALRLAEKYPQRVKSLVLIGSNPHFLQAEQWPGVNAQVLKEFASNLQKNTTATLLRFMSLQLQGMADIKVVFKEIKAAMQECEPPKADVLLGGLEILRTVDLRIALRDLVVPVQIILGDLDTLVPVVVGKQCKQLQSQLEIEVITRAGHMPFITHQQQVIRIVNDFIVRSVTK
- a CDS encoding biotin synthase, encoding MSTDSVVSLRHDWQLDEVKALFTQPFNDLLFQAHSTHRAQFDPNEVQVSSLLSIKTGSCSEDCGYCPQSARYDSDLTPEALMPIDEVLKSAQLAKDQGASRFCMGAAWRSPKDKDVERVVEMVQGVKALGMETCVTLGMLTDDQTKTLKEGGLDYYNHNLDTSEDYYSEVITTRTYQDRLDTLGRVRDAGINVCCGGIVGMGENDDDRANLLIELANLPKHPESVPINMLVQVEGTPLMGVDKLDTLMFIRMIAVARILMPESRVRLSAGRADMSDEMQAMCFFAGANSIFYGDKLLTTENPMTNHDLALFDRLGVRSAGSSYAQ
- a CDS encoding malonyl-CoA O-methyltransferase — its product is MNDFYLDKKLIRQSFANAAESYDGMANLQRQVGRELIKQVLSAEQSVILDVGCGTGFFTEQLFNKFMAVDIIALDIAEPMLLKVRQRQLAESLQWVCADAESLPFVGGCVDSVVSNLALQWCQELKGTLVGMQRILRPGGQLVFSTFGASALCELKMAWALVDDRPHVNEFCSVQDIETMLQACGFENIEVLSHIYHSKYANVLELMRELKGIGAHNVNQARNKQLTGKGRLQALATAYPQDEFGRITASFEIIYVRATKAVMEE
- a CDS encoding 8-amino-7-oxononanoate synthase, encoding MVLSDLPDSLELLKQAGLYRSRRVIDLAQGVYLQVDGHEVLNFCSNDYLGLANHADVLSAFKIAADKYGVGSGSAHLVCGHGYEHHALEQELAAFTGRDRALLFSTGYMANLGAITALVAKGDVIYEDKLNHASLLDGGLLSGAKFKRYLHNDLNNLQLKMQAQVQDQQAMIVTDGIFSMDGDEAHLAELSAIAQQQNSYLLVDDAHGFGVLGETGAGLVEQCQLGQQQVPILVGTFGKAFGTSGAFVAGSDALIEALIQKARTYIYTTALPPAIAAATRASLQIIQAESWRRDKLAELIAYFRAGAQQLGLGLMPSASAIQPIVLGDSQVATRASEYLLQHGIWVSAIRPPTVPQGSARLRITFSAMHEQQHVDRLLDALEGIPV